Part of the Impatiens glandulifera chromosome 8, dImpGla2.1, whole genome shotgun sequence genome is shown below.
AAATATGTCACTTTTGAGGATAGTTTGGATATTCATTcattaaaaaagattttttaatatttgttttgtatTACACACTTCTCATAATAACtgatttcttaaaaataataataggcagtgaataattaaataaaaatatataaatatataatatattcaaataaaatatattaaagtatgATTATGTTtcgaataaaatattattttcactctaaattatatttgactTGGTCAAATTTGAATGTATATTTTGTTGGTAAgtatatttcattcatattttataatgagATTGTGCAAATCTATTGACATAGtaaattaataagtaaatatttataattaagtgtatacaattaattattatctattttaatttgaataaaaatattataatatattaattaaaatagacaCAACACAACTGAAATTATGAATAAGAAAACATCTCTTAAAATATCTCAAAGCATAAGCAAGTGCACCAAAATTTCTTCCTCTATAatgcataatatatatattattttcaactgAAACGAAGAATACTTTTATACGGTAATCAATCGATATGAGATGGGTaatgcacaggttatccaaATCTAAAATAGGAGATTAAGCacacaacaaaacaacaccagatttacgtggaaaaccctctcaacttAGAGTGTAAAAAATCACGGGGTCAACcgacaaatttcactataaacaagaaactCATATAAATGTTTTCTCAACTTTAAACTGAAAGCTGAGGTATACAAACAGATAAAACCAACTTCATTCAGAGTCAaactagtctagatataagacaacaagaaattagAACCTAAATGTGAAATGTAGGAGATCGCtactgcctccttctcttcttcttcctcggtttcttctcttctttgcagaatgtTATCTCCTCTAGAAATGTTAAAATGAGCAGAATTCTTAAAGTTTGTTTGTTAATTAAATGACTGATTGGGCTGGACCAAAAAGGCCCAACAATTGAAGATCATGATGAATATGATAATTACATGATTTGAGAAATATTATGATTAGGTTGTATTTTGATTTGTATGAATCAGGTTGTGCTTAATTAATTGATGTACATGTTATGATTTGGTATTCTTAATTTGTTGAtgattgatttatgtgatctaTAATGATAGCAGATGATTtgaaatagaaatatatttgatattatgaTTTGATTTCATGAATACAATCATATTGATCAAATGTCACATAATATGTTGAACAATATATGATATAGAGATTacaattatatgattttttttttttatgattatcatcaaaaacaattgaagatGGCTACATCATTTAAGATATATAAAAGTCTCAAATTTAGCATATCTTACAAGTTCTAGAAGAACATTCTCATCATCAATAAATTGTTTTGACTTTAAGATTACAAAGTTTTTTCACTCATTTGAACTAaaaaagttttgttttttttgtgatCAATATTTTTGTGGGTCACTTGTGCATTTCTTCCCATTCTTGATTTCAATGCACACTGTGCTCATTTTCAAACCAATTCATTTTCATTCCAATaactaaaataacaaataaattgaaagtcaactaataattaaaattaattgctCTACTTTCATTTTCTCTTATTCTCCTTCAACGGACCAACACTTACGTTTAGCTAAGGTCTAAGATGTCAcctagaattattattttgtaaatatttcaatttattgtactttaaaaaaaaataatgaagaagGATCTCTTTACAAATTGAATAGATATAACATATATAcacacattaaaaaatatttaaactatcTAAGTCTAATCACAAGATATATTTTGgagattttgaaaattaaaacaaaaacatcacTAATGAATAGACAATATTAATATCAAAGAATTTCACTGAACAAATTTTCTTATACATAAACTAGtgtgttttatataatatttaaatataaattatatatattttttagttcatgttttaaattttgatttttgttacTGACTTTGATATTAGATATTAAATACAAAGTTCTTCTTGGCAAATTTTGATGTAAAATTCTGGTTGCTTACTATTAAAACTATAACCAACTTGATAGACTCAATTAAACTATTTGATAACAAATTATCATAAATACTacttttaataacaaaaacCATGTCTACATCACTCATTTAATACAAAAAACCTAGTATGTAATATTAATGATGAATGCGAAAATAAATTACATCAACTCCttaaattgatataattaattttacttttgaaAAGCATCCAtgtatttagaaaaaaaaaaaagagttgtcTTTAATTTTCGGTATCACTTTTGTCCAAGACTTGAAGTTAAGACTTCAAtcagataaaattttaaaatgttaatttcaaCAGATTAAATATATAGGATATACACTTACAAATTTACGATGCTTTTATAgtaataaagtattatatataaattgtttgacaTGAAATATTTGTATAGAAGTTGACTCCATGGCAATCTTTCATAGGTGTTGTCAAATTACTTGCAATAagttattagttaaatatattttgattgaatttaTTCTTAACAGTActtttgattttcaaatttatgttaattctctttattttttataatcttgatttgtCGTTATATTAGTTGTTTTCGGGGTTTTAACACTTTCGTTATATCTTATTAGTTCATGTTTTAgtttttaatgattttcttCGTGGTTAATATTGCAATATATATGTACTCAATcgaaatattttctcttttaaaaaaaataaattttgattgcTTGCACTCTGCTTTTTTGCTAAGAACTCATTGTCCATGATAGAGATGATTAATCAAGCTTTCCTTATAAGAGTGtctgttttgaaaattttctagcTAATTCTCTAATAGTAGGtgataatgttaatatatataatagtgcaCAAAGTCGGtttgaattagttttttttggataaatttgaatttagtcATACTACGTCGATTATATTCCAACAATATCCTTTCGGTTTGATAATTATTTGGATATTCtctattaatcaaataaataatatttgacattctttaagttaattttaaaacaactaaccaaacaaaatcaaagtaaaaaacacatataattaacagaacttttaaaaacaattttttttcgtAACACTTAAAAGAGCGAGACTTAAACGTCTCTATAATTTTTTGATACACTATCTAGTTGTAAATAAATTGgacaataataattaacaacCAAAGTAGGCTAATAGAATCATGGAAATTATCATGGCGACATGTAGATTAATCCGAAAAATATGTTGTTTCATTTGGGGATCTCATCGCTCTTCTTGAGCATATTCgagtcaattaattgtattttatttttttattttgtatttgaacCGATTATAAAGTCTTGATTGAGTATAATCGATATTACATAAGACTAATGTCTATTAGTTCAAAATTAGAAGGTTCTAATGAGTTTGAATGTTATTCCCTATATACATATATAGTCAAATAGGTTGATTGAAGTTTTAGCAAAGAAAAAGGTTGATTGTATTAGCAAATTGTTTCTGGTAAAATGTTCCCTTCAATCCTCACCActtactacaaaaaaaaaaaaaaaaaaaaaaaaatagttaaaacatAAGTTTTCTTTAATAACCTTTGAAAACTAAAACCTTACCTAACATATGACTTAAATTTATAAGAcattataaaaatgttaaatagaCTTAAAGATCATTAATTGTTGAATCtgaaatccaaaaaaaaaaaaaagatggaaGTTCTCTTCTTCTCTTTATTCCTTCTCCTACTTTCAACTCATCCAAACAGAGCCTCCGCCATTAACGACACAACAACATGCCCACAAATTTCCTCCTGCAGTTCCTTCGGTCCCAAAATCCGATTCCCTTTCCGTCTAAACACTTCCCCCGACCGCTGCGGTTTCCCCGGACTAACCCTTTCATGTAAACACGGCCAAACAATCCTCAATCTTCCCTTCTCCGGCGAATTCTCCGTCCAATTCATTGATTACGTTTATCAATCGATCGGAATCGATGATCCCGACGGCTGCTTACCTCGCCGGACACTCAATTTCAATCTTGCCGGTACACCTTTTCAAGGGGTGGATTCTCAGAGATATACTTATTATAATTGTACATCACGTCCGGATGACTATTTGTATTATATGCCGATGTTTTGTCTTAGTGGCGATAATTTTACGGTGATTTCGACTTCGTCGGGGATGCTGGAGCCACCGGAGACGTCGTGTAGGAGGATTAAGACGGTGTCGGCGCCGGTTCATTGGTCGTGGGATGTTGGTACGGCGTATTTGTTGTTGAAGTGGAATGAACCTAATTGTCGGAATTGTGAAACGGCTGGTGGTTTGTGTGGGTATTTAGGTGATACGATGGAAATCACCTGCTTTAACAGTCCTAAACGAGGTaagtttaagttttttttatgaattaaagagAACTAGCGACGCCCCACTTCACGGGTTAGAATCAAACTCTTAAGGGCGGTAAATGACTCAAGCTGATCATGAGCCCTCGACTTAAGTTGGACTTCGAccaagttcgagtcgagctctagtcgactcgtttaatattcgagtcgagttcgagctcataTAAATAGTTACTCGAAAGCTTGTCGAGcctataataaataatatatgtttttaagtttttaatattaaacctaaaatttaaaataaatattttttctacacaaaaatttgaaaatttaaatttatttaagttttttcaaGTCGAGTTGAACTCGAACTTAGatttataaactcgtttgaGCTCGGCTTAACTTATTTGGTGCACTACCATAACAAATTAGTGGTGGtgagtaaatttaaaattattatattttataaggaaattaacattaaatttcttaatataataacaaaaaaaaaaagtattctaAATCTGTTAAACTATGAGTCTATGACTATTTTAAGGCCtgcatatattttatatttcaaaaattatgtgaATTTTAGGAGAAAGGAAATTAGAAActctattgattttttttttttgttgaataaaagctaaaatattattaaaataaataaataaataaataaataaataaaatgtataaactataaagaaattattttggGGCTACAGACGAGAATAGAGTGGTTTCTCAGAAATTAGAACTAGTTGACAATCCATCTATTCAACATATTTtcaatcattattaaaaaaaaaaaaaaaaatctaaacgTTAAAATaaccataaattataaaataatctttatattaggaatataaaataatatatgtgaatagattatgaaaataattttatattagacatataaaataatatcgttattatattattagttttcttatcgtatattattttatatgcatgcctaatataaaattattttcataatttattcatatatattattttatattcctaatataaagattatttccaTAATCTATCAATAACAATGAAAAACAatcatttttctcttatttatttagtgtagaataattgaaatttaactCATTAGAACAATTTAAATGATAATGAAGGTTacctcttaaataaaaaatttaagatttatttttcacttaaaaagttttaattaaagtGAATCATGATTATGAGTTCAATAATGCTAGTCACTTCGAGATTAAAtctaagtaaaaaataaaattaacatactTTAGTTTAATTTAGTTCCTTGCTATATAAGTTTCGAATCTATTCTTGATTCGATTTGATTTGGTACATGCACAACCAAGTTGTAGATTTCGGTTTAAGAAAATTCTAAATGAGCATTTTCACTTTATTGATTGATTAAATGGGCATGCTAGTTTTATttgttcttaaaaaatattatataaatatatacaaaatttttaaaatatagcaataataaaaattatatattggtttagtttaaatatacaaaatttgtttttaatatatagaaataataaaaattatatatcggtttagtttaattttttttctttttatgaaaagataaaagactttttacaattatttatattttttaaatatttaatttaatttaatggaAGTAGGTATTAATCTTTGATTATAAACTCAATTAtacattttagaaaattaacaataatttagACTGTTTCTAAATTCATCACCATAATTATTGAATGGTgaatagtaaataattaatttgaattcttTACAAAATGAGCATTCATCCTTAACAATAGTTTTACTTTACCTAACCGCATTTTAATACATTATcagtaacaaattaaaaattcattttatatatttgtttaccTAACAT
Proteins encoded:
- the LOC124912401 gene encoding putative RING-H2 finger protein ATL21B, translated to MEVLFFSLFLLLLSTHPNRASAINDTTTCPQISSCSSFGPKIRFPFRLNTSPDRCGFPGLTLSCKHGQTILNLPFSGEFSVQFIDYVYQSIGIDDPDGCLPRRTLNFNLAGTPFQGVDSQRYTYYNCTSRPDDYLYYMPMFCLSGDNFTVISTSSGMLEPPETSCRRIKTVSAPVHWSWDVGTAYLLLKWNEPNCRNCETAGGLCGYLGDTMEITCFNSPKRGLPRGAKYGVIIGVGIPGLVFLIGLACCTFNRIKTINRRNHPNLEPANVEINPRPFFIINGLDKPTIESFPKIILGESGRLPKPNEGTCPICISEYEPKETLRTIPECNHYFHAKCIDEWLKLNGTCPLCRNTPYAASLPSSSPSS